In Mucilaginibacter sp. KACC 22063, the genomic stretch TTGCCTACAACTAAGCCCAATATGATACCCGCTGCTATAGGCGTAAGAAAGCCGTTAAAACTGTTTGCAGAAATCACAATATCCGTGTTTGCCATGGCAAATAACGGCATAATGATAAAATTAACGCTGTTTACCAGCGAATGCTCCAGCTTTTCAATCAAAGAATTTTGAGGTAAATGGGGGATACTGAATGCGGTTAATACACCGGCTATAGTAGGATGTACGCCCGATTTATGGATGAAATACCATAGCAGTATCCCAAGCAACAGGTAAGGCGTAAGTATATTAACCTTTAAACGGTTAAGTGTAAACTGAAGCGCAAAAACACCAAATGCGAGGCTAAGGCTTACCCAGTTTACACCTGCACTGTAAAAAAACATAATAATCACAATAGCGCCGAGGTCATCAACAATTGCCAATGCTTTAAGAAATATTTTGTGCGACAGTTTTACTTTTTTGCCTAAGATGCTGAGAATAGCAATGGCAAATGCGATGTCTGTAGCTGTCGGGATAGCCCAACCTGCATGCGTGGAGGTTTTAAAATTGAAGAATGTATATATACATGCTGGGGTTATGATACCGCCCAATGCTGCAAAAACGGGTAGTGCCGCCTGCTTCGTAGTAGATAATTGCCCGTCTTTTATTTCTCTCTTTATCTCAAGTCCCACAAACAGGAAGAAGATGCTCATCAGGCCATCGTTGATAAACTCGGTAAAGTCTATAGCTTCTGCATGTACAAAAGGGATAGTAGTTTTAAAATGAAGTATATTGTTGTAAGTAATACTTAGCGGGCCATTGGCAAGTAATAGAGATACAACAACACAAATGATGAGTAGTATACCGCTTGCCGAGTCGGCTTTTAACAACTCAATAATAAACGACAGCTTTTTATTACGGGATTGTGGCATGGCCGCAAGATACAGATTATTATTTTGCAGCCATGCCACATGCTTACTTAGAATCCGCTCGGATAACCCTCGCGTTTCATATCTTCGGCCGATTGCTCAACCTTTTCTTTCAGATCTTCCTTGTACTTAATCAGGTTTTGCGCCAGGTATTCATCGGCAGTAGCTAAAATTTGTCCGGCCAATAAACCGGCATTTTTTGCAGCGTTTAGTGCGACAGTAGCCACTGGAATGCCATTAGGCATTTGTAATATCGATAACAAAGAGTCCCAACCATCAATAGAATTGCTTGATTTCACAGGAACGCCAATTACTGGCAGGTGAGTTAATGAAGCAACCATACCTGGCAAGTGTGCGGCACCACCGGCACCGGCAATAATCACCTTTAGTCCGCGGTCGGCAGCAGACTTTGCATAGCTGAACATACGCTCTGGAGTGCGGTGAGCTGAAACCACCGTGATTTCATAAGCTACGCCAAGTTCAGTTAAAACGTCAGCTGCATCCTGCATTACATTAAGGTCAGACTTACTGCCCATGATAATGGCCACTTTTGGAGTAGTATTCATATAGATTGAGAAATGATTTTTGTGGTTAACAGATCGTGCCTTTGCATAGGTTCGGCATTGGCCAGGTTAATGATTAAAGCGGTAAGCTT encodes the following:
- the nhaA gene encoding Na+/H+ antiporter NhaA — its product is MPQSRNKKLSFIIELLKADSASGILLIICVVVSLLLANGPLSITYNNILHFKTTIPFVHAEAIDFTEFINDGLMSIFFLFVGLEIKREIKDGQLSTTKQAALPVFAALGGIITPACIYTFFNFKTSTHAGWAIPTATDIAFAIAILSILGKKVKLSHKIFLKALAIVDDLGAIVIIMFFYSAGVNWVSLSLAFGVFALQFTLNRLKVNILTPYLLLGILLWYFIHKSGVHPTIAGVLTAFSIPHLPQNSLIEKLEHSLVNSVNFIIMPLFAMANTDIVISANSFNGFLTPIAAGIILGLVVGKPLGITLFTWLSVKLKAAALPAYTNYKQIAGLGILGGIGFTMSIFITLLSFGNVEIQNDAKLYILAASVIAAVAGYIVLNSLHKKHILAN
- the purE gene encoding 5-(carboxyamino)imidazole ribonucleotide mutase — encoded protein: MNTTPKVAIIMGSKSDLNVMQDAADVLTELGVAYEITVVSAHRTPERMFSYAKSAADRGLKVIIAGAGGAAHLPGMVASLTHLPVIGVPVKSSNSIDGWDSLLSILQMPNGIPVATVALNAAKNAGLLAGQILATADEYLAQNLIKYKEDLKEKVEQSAEDMKREGYPSGF